Proteins encoded by one window of Vicinamibacteria bacterium:
- a CDS encoding CoA transferase, producing the protein MGEPPLSGLTVLDFSRILAGPYCTMLLGDLGAEVLKIEPPSGDDCRHWGPPFVGGESAYFLAVNRNKRSLCLDLKREEGRALVQRLLSSTDVLVENFRPGTMDRLGLGYEQLCDRHPRLVYCSISGYGQTGPHRERPGYDAVMQGEGGWMALTGEPEGMPMKVGVSLADIFTGMMASEGILAALFNRERTGRGERIDIALFDSVMATLCYQAQGYLMTGELPKRLGNRHSSLTPYETFPTADGHVIVGVGNDTLWKRFCVAVDCPELDVPELEHNASRVARREELSVRLESLFLSKTTDEWIDLIGRAGIPVGRVRNVAEVFESPQVADRKMRIEVEHSKLGRLPLTGNPIKLGRSGERKHEAPPVLGEDTVNVLRERLGLDDEALKGLRERGVFGPEF; encoded by the coding sequence ATGGGTGAGCCGCCGCTTTCCGGCCTCACCGTTCTGGATTTTTCGCGGATATTGGCGGGGCCCTATTGCACGATGCTTCTCGGCGATCTCGGCGCCGAAGTACTCAAGATCGAGCCCCCATCCGGTGACGACTGCCGCCATTGGGGCCCGCCCTTCGTCGGCGGCGAGAGCGCCTATTTTCTCGCGGTCAACCGGAACAAGCGTAGTCTGTGTCTCGATCTCAAGAGAGAGGAAGGCAGGGCTCTGGTCCAGCGCCTCTTGTCGAGCACGGACGTGCTGGTAGAGAACTTCCGCCCGGGCACGATGGACCGGCTCGGCTTGGGATACGAGCAACTCTGCGACCGCCACCCTCGCCTCGTCTACTGTTCCATCTCGGGTTACGGACAGACCGGCCCGCACCGCGAGCGGCCCGGCTACGATGCCGTGATGCAGGGCGAGGGCGGGTGGATGGCGCTCACCGGTGAGCCCGAAGGGATGCCGATGAAGGTCGGAGTTTCCCTTGCGGACATCTTTACTGGAATGATGGCGAGCGAGGGGATACTCGCCGCTTTGTTCAATCGGGAGCGCACCGGCCGAGGGGAGCGCATCGACATCGCCTTGTTCGACAGCGTCATGGCGACGCTGTGCTACCAGGCTCAGGGCTACTTGATGACCGGGGAGCTGCCCAAGCGACTCGGAAACCGTCATTCCTCGCTCACGCCGTACGAGACCTTCCCCACGGCCGATGGCCACGTCATCGTGGGGGTGGGAAACGACACCTTGTGGAAGCGATTCTGCGTCGCCGTGGACTGCCCCGAGCTCGACGTCCCGGAGCTCGAGCACAACGCGTCGCGAGTCGCGCGGCGCGAGGAGCTCTCGGTACGTCTGGAGTCCCTTTTCCTCTCGAAGACGACCGACGAGTGGATTGATCTCATTGGGCGCGCCGGCATTCCCGTTGGACGCGTGCGGAACGTGGCCGAAGTCTTCGAGAGCCCCCAGGTCGCGGATCGAAAGATGCGCATCGAGGTCGAGCATTCCAAGCTGGGTCGATTGCCGCTCACCGGCAATCCCATCAAGCTCGGGCGGTCGGGGGAGCGTAAGCACGAAGCACCCCCGGTGCTCGGGGAGGACACGGTCAACGTGCTGCGAGAACGGCTGGGCTTGGATGACGAAGCGTTGAAAGGACTGCGCGAACGCGGCGTTTTCGGCCCTGAGTTTTAG